One Streptosporangium sp. NBC_01495 DNA window includes the following coding sequences:
- a CDS encoding DUF2235 domain-containing protein encodes MTHLIVCCDGTWSTPQNESVTNVCRLYNALTETGMDGDRQLAYYQPGVGTLSNRLLGGVVGLGLSDNVMDAYLWLTMRYVPGYRISLFGFSRGAYTARSLAGMISACGLIDNAKVDEAELWPQIKDLYDRGYRQRKRDPQGREWRNGLTFRWDPDDCDQIPIHFIGVWETVGALGIPAYMGWLSLLDPLHRHDFHDVRLNPYIKHGRHAVAMDERRSPYTPTLWSEPYGTEQIVKQVWFPGSHVDVGGGHPQRGLSDCSLRWMIDEARRAVGIGFYKTTVKNQINPNPLDVLHADHGVVGVLQPLAAPQLEPLLEIFLQPRPRAVPKIDPDATIPLIHQSVYDRYQNPPITSGPYRPTRVLAPEQSKTVEVFAHEPWNETGLYLEAGDYRFTAEGRWRDVGILSGPAGITGLRRFNPLVERLRLVGTLLGQGEKLFQLVTGKKMANFVGTRREENMPWMSLVGVVANDAIAVDGEYKSHERIAVGADTCCRVTRSGYLYAFANDAWGFYGNNRGSVHLTVTRMPVEEQPTVPTRTERERTPGQAVPVGKAGKAGKAGKARGTDEASRRGAAPSVNRRAELADIGRGRRAGKHGKQG; translated from the coding sequence ATGACCCATCTCATCGTGTGCTGCGACGGTACCTGGAGTACTCCACAGAACGAGTCGGTCACCAATGTTTGCCGGCTGTACAACGCCCTCACCGAGACAGGCATGGACGGCGACCGCCAATTGGCTTACTACCAGCCCGGCGTCGGTACGCTGAGCAACAGACTGCTGGGGGGAGTCGTTGGGCTGGGCCTGTCCGACAATGTGATGGACGCCTATCTCTGGCTGACCATGCGATACGTTCCGGGATATCGCATCTCCCTGTTCGGATTCAGCCGCGGTGCCTACACGGCCCGAAGCCTCGCCGGGATGATCTCGGCGTGCGGGCTAATCGACAATGCCAAGGTAGACGAGGCCGAGCTCTGGCCTCAGATCAAAGATCTGTACGATCGTGGGTACCGGCAAAGAAAGCGTGACCCCCAAGGTCGTGAATGGCGAAACGGGCTCACCTTTCGCTGGGACCCGGACGATTGCGACCAGATCCCAATACATTTCATCGGAGTGTGGGAAACCGTCGGCGCCCTCGGCATTCCGGCCTACATGGGCTGGCTCAGCCTTCTGGACCCACTGCACCGGCACGACTTTCACGACGTGCGGCTCAACCCGTACATCAAGCACGGTCGCCACGCCGTGGCCATGGACGAGCGCCGCAGTCCCTATACGCCCACGCTGTGGTCGGAGCCGTACGGGACCGAACAGATCGTCAAGCAGGTGTGGTTTCCCGGTAGCCACGTGGACGTCGGTGGCGGTCATCCGCAAAGGGGGCTGAGCGACTGCTCGCTGCGGTGGATGATCGACGAAGCGCGCAGGGCGGTCGGCATCGGTTTCTACAAGACGACCGTGAAAAACCAGATCAACCCCAATCCGCTCGACGTTCTGCACGCCGACCATGGTGTGGTCGGCGTGCTCCAGCCCTTGGCCGCCCCGCAACTCGAGCCGCTGCTCGAAATCTTTCTACAGCCGCGGCCTCGGGCTGTGCCCAAAATCGACCCGGACGCGACGATCCCCCTGATCCACCAGTCGGTATATGACCGGTACCAGAACCCGCCCATCACGAGCGGGCCCTACCGGCCTACCCGGGTGCTTGCTCCAGAGCAGAGCAAGACGGTTGAGGTGTTCGCCCACGAGCCGTGGAACGAGACAGGGCTCTACCTTGAAGCCGGCGACTATCGCTTCACGGCTGAAGGCCGGTGGCGCGATGTCGGCATCCTGTCCGGTCCCGCCGGTATCACGGGTCTGCGCCGCTTCAATCCTCTGGTGGAGAGACTCCGGCTCGTGGGCACGCTGCTGGGGCAGGGCGAGAAGCTGTTCCAGCTGGTGACGGGGAAGAAGATGGCGAACTTTGTCGGCACGCGCAGGGAGGAGAACATGCCGTGGATGTCGCTTGTCGGCGTCGTCGCCAACGATGCGATAGCGGTTGACGGTGAGTACAAGTCCCACGAACGCATCGCCGTTGGCGCCGACACATGCTGCCGGGTGACCAGGAGCGGCTATCTGTACGCCTTCGCCAACGACGCCTGGGGTTTCTACGGGAACAACCGAGGCAGCGTGCACCTCACCGTGACCAGAATGCCTGTTGAGGAGCAGCCGACCGTTCCCACCCGCACCGAGCGAGAACGTACTCCAGGGCAGGCCGTGCCCGTCGGTAAAGCCGGTAAAGCCGGTAAAGCCGGTAAAGCAAGGGGTACAGACGAAGCTTCACGACGTGGCGCTGCGCCTTCTGTGAATCGCCGGGCGGAGTTGGCTGACATAGGCCGGGGACGTCGAGCCGGGAAGCACGGGAAGCAAGGGTGA
- a CDS encoding RICIN domain-containing protein, producing MTSPLRKNLLAVSMALVTAGAGLAVAEPAVADTGTITNRTTGKCIGAAGGATANGTAVDLYGCVGSTTQQWTLSADGTIKTGGKCLDVAGAATGNGAKVQLYDCNGTNAQKWYFTSAYDLINVNADKCLDLTGNTTADFTKVQLWTCTGAANQKWAAPGGLPSSPGSATGATYYVDPANGSAGNPGTAAAPWRTLQEVFASGRTFGSGDVIYLRSGNHGSPVITGGVASGTRTIRVEPGQTPRMKTLRFSSGATRWTVDGVLVSPQEADNTYTTGNLVQFDAGASNNVLRNSQVRAASDASADTWSNGDWVSRSGTAILVVGSNNQLLNNQIRNVRNGVMLERTSTAGAGATGAVVRGNSVNHFWEDAYRCKVSGCLLEYNSAVNSYAVVPPGTENDPPHRDMFQSYRGDGSFTPVTDVVLRGNVFISRLGTRYSRIPFQYNGKYTIQGIGAFDGPYRNWTIENNVVQVEVGIAMGLYGMNDSRIVNNTVVPRYPATSSEIRLTNQKDGTPSNNNIIRNNLARTFNTGAATNSQNSNNITVGTNYSAFFVDHPGGNLHLRQGAPAINAGTTANAPALDADQKTRTTPYDVGAYEF from the coding sequence ATGACATCCCCCCTGCGCAAGAACCTCCTCGCCGTGTCCATGGCACTCGTCACCGCCGGCGCCGGACTCGCCGTCGCCGAACCGGCCGTCGCCGACACGGGCACGATCACGAACCGGACCACCGGCAAGTGCATCGGCGCCGCCGGCGGCGCCACCGCCAATGGCACCGCCGTCGACCTGTACGGCTGCGTCGGCTCCACCACCCAGCAGTGGACCCTCAGCGCCGACGGCACGATCAAAACCGGCGGCAAGTGCCTCGACGTCGCCGGCGCCGCCACCGGTAACGGCGCCAAGGTCCAGCTCTACGACTGCAACGGCACCAACGCGCAGAAGTGGTACTTCACCTCCGCGTACGACCTCATCAACGTGAACGCCGACAAGTGCCTCGACCTGACCGGCAACACCACCGCCGACTTCACCAAGGTCCAGCTCTGGACCTGCACCGGCGCCGCCAACCAGAAGTGGGCCGCCCCCGGCGGCCTGCCGTCGTCGCCCGGCTCGGCCACGGGCGCGACCTACTACGTGGACCCCGCCAACGGCTCGGCGGGCAATCCCGGTACGGCAGCCGCACCGTGGCGCACGCTGCAGGAGGTCTTCGCCTCGGGAAGGACCTTCGGCTCCGGCGATGTCATCTACCTGCGCAGCGGTAACCACGGCAGCCCGGTGATCACCGGGGGTGTCGCGTCCGGCACCCGCACCATCAGGGTCGAGCCCGGACAGACTCCCCGGATGAAGACTCTGAGGTTCTCCTCCGGAGCCACCCGCTGGACGGTCGACGGGGTTCTCGTCTCACCTCAGGAGGCGGACAACACGTACACCACGGGCAACCTCGTACAGTTCGACGCCGGTGCCTCCAACAACGTACTGCGGAACTCGCAGGTCAGAGCCGCGAGCGACGCCTCGGCCGACACCTGGTCCAACGGCGACTGGGTCAGCCGCAGCGGCACGGCCATCCTGGTCGTCGGCAGCAACAACCAGCTCCTCAACAACCAGATTCGGAACGTCCGCAACGGCGTGATGCTGGAACGCACCTCCACGGCCGGGGCCGGCGCGACCGGAGCTGTCGTCAGGGGCAACAGCGTCAACCACTTCTGGGAGGATGCCTACCGGTGCAAGGTCAGCGGCTGCCTCCTTGAGTACAACTCGGCCGTGAACAGCTACGCGGTCGTGCCGCCGGGCACGGAGAACGACCCGCCGCACCGCGACATGTTCCAGAGCTACCGCGGTGACGGCAGCTTCACCCCGGTGACCGACGTCGTGCTGCGCGGCAACGTCTTCATCAGCCGTCTGGGGACGCGCTATTCCAGGATCCCCTTCCAGTACAACGGCAAGTACACGATCCAGGGCATCGGCGCCTTCGACGGCCCCTACCGCAACTGGACCATCGAGAACAACGTGGTCCAGGTGGAGGTCGGCATCGCCATGGGCCTCTACGGCATGAACGACAGCAGGATCGTCAACAACACCGTGGTCCCGCGGTATCCGGCCACCAGCAGCGAGATCCGGCTCACCAACCAGAAGGACGGCACGCCCTCGAACAACAACATCATCCGCAACAACCTGGCGCGCACCTTCAACACCGGCGCCGCGACCAACAGCCAGAACTCCAACAACATCACGGTGGGAACCAACTACTCCGCCTTCTTCGTGGACCACCCCGGCGGAAACCTCCACCTGAGGCAGGGCGCCCCGGCGATCAACGCCGGCACCACCGCCAACGCCCCCGCCCTCGACGCCGACCAGAAGACACGCACCACGCCCTACGACGTCGGGGCCTACGAGTTCTGA
- a CDS encoding GNAT family N-acetyltransferase, with protein MLGTPANASEDVGALPEVAAAWVQGWTLSRATESPVAVPGGYRIDVGLSGHLIRYVLPRFDPAVLRRLTREPLAPGTWLKVCAKVETVAAVLPTGWLVKDPEYMMTVSLRSAEFSMPTGYALRVTTQGAVTDAEVLDADEQIAARGRIARTGSFAIVDQVETHPSHRRRGLGSRVMSALGHYAAIQGARTGVLVATRDGLGLYRSLGWTLHAPVTAAVFRPEEAA; from the coding sequence GTGCTTGGTACCCCGGCCAACGCCTCTGAAGACGTCGGAGCCCTCCCGGAAGTGGCCGCGGCCTGGGTACAGGGATGGACGCTCTCCCGCGCGACCGAATCACCAGTGGCGGTACCGGGCGGCTACAGAATCGATGTGGGACTGTCAGGCCACCTCATCCGCTACGTGCTGCCCCGATTTGATCCGGCAGTCCTCCGCCGTCTGACACGGGAACCGCTCGCGCCGGGAACCTGGCTCAAGGTTTGCGCGAAAGTGGAGACCGTCGCCGCCGTACTGCCGACCGGCTGGCTCGTAAAGGACCCCGAGTACATGATGACGGTTTCCCTGCGCTCCGCCGAGTTCTCCATGCCGACCGGTTACGCACTGCGGGTTACGACACAGGGTGCCGTCACCGATGCAGAAGTCCTTGACGCCGATGAGCAGATAGCCGCCAGGGGGCGGATCGCACGGACCGGGTCGTTCGCGATCGTCGACCAGGTGGAGACTCACCCATCGCATCGCCGTCGAGGGTTGGGCAGCCGCGTCATGAGTGCCCTTGGCCACTACGCCGCGATCCAAGGAGCGCGAACCGGCGTCCTCGTCGCGACCCGGGACGGACTCGGGCTCTACCGCTCCCTGGGCTGGACGCTGCATGCGCCCGTCACAGCAGCCGTCTTCCGCCCCGAAGAGGCCGCCTAA
- a CDS encoding cytochrome P450, with protein MTYLEQYDAQVDDEKKAALVRGWIRTDTVLFFRELREHRPIFVTPGFTLVTRFPDVLEVLSHENIFSVRLNAPRMDPVVDGPFMLARDDTPVNWREKGIMQAVLRPEDLPNVREMAGRIADEALDRNTQGGRIEVVSQLGRYVPISLCGEYFGFPGPDLETMYRWSRATQFDMFKNLQNDSVVHEESVRAGQEMMAYLKDLLDDKRTTVENVKVNHRQDTFSRLIRTCFPAELDFGDHRILANVAGLLIGAGETTSQAIVQALEQILLRPDIQAQATDAATEPDLERFDRYVWEALRFNPINPLVFRYCEKDYKLAAGTPRETLIPANAIVFACTASAMFDEYYVPDGSSFRIDRSDFVRLHFGFGHHTCLGRYVAGVMIPEVVRRILLRPGVSLLPSPHGGIDFQGGPFPERFTISVGEAAQKN; from the coding sequence GTGACTTATCTTGAACAGTATGACGCCCAAGTTGATGACGAGAAAAAGGCCGCACTGGTGCGCGGATGGATCCGCACGGACACAGTTTTATTTTTTCGTGAGCTCCGTGAGCACCGTCCGATTTTCGTAACGCCTGGATTTACCCTCGTCACACGGTTCCCGGATGTGCTGGAGGTGCTGTCGCACGAAAATATCTTCTCCGTGCGCCTGAACGCACCACGCATGGATCCAGTAGTCGATGGCCCGTTCATGCTCGCCCGCGACGATACTCCGGTCAACTGGCGAGAAAAGGGAATCATGCAGGCTGTCCTCCGGCCAGAAGATCTTCCGAACGTACGCGAAATGGCGGGACGCATCGCGGACGAAGCTCTTGACCGTAACACTCAGGGTGGTCGCATCGAAGTAGTGAGCCAGCTCGGACGCTATGTACCGATCAGTCTCTGCGGAGAATATTTTGGCTTCCCGGGGCCTGATCTGGAAACAATGTATCGCTGGTCCCGTGCGACTCAATTCGATATGTTCAAAAACCTGCAGAACGATTCGGTGGTCCACGAGGAGTCCGTTCGTGCGGGGCAGGAGATGATGGCGTATCTCAAAGATCTTCTGGACGATAAGCGTACAACCGTGGAAAATGTGAAGGTGAATCACCGCCAGGACACCTTCAGCCGGCTTATCCGGACCTGTTTTCCTGCTGAACTGGACTTTGGCGACCATCGGATCCTGGCGAACGTCGCCGGTCTGCTGATCGGCGCGGGAGAAACAACCTCACAGGCGATCGTCCAGGCGCTGGAACAGATCCTGTTGCGTCCAGATATCCAGGCTCAGGCAACCGATGCGGCCACCGAACCCGACTTGGAGAGATTCGATCGATACGTCTGGGAGGCCCTTAGGTTCAACCCCATCAACCCACTGGTATTCCGGTACTGCGAAAAGGATTACAAACTGGCCGCGGGCACGCCGCGCGAAACGCTGATCCCGGCGAACGCGATCGTCTTCGCGTGTACGGCCTCCGCCATGTTCGATGAGTACTACGTTCCGGACGGAAGCTCATTCCGAATCGATCGTTCCGACTTCGTTCGCCTTCACTTCGGTTTTGGCCATCACACCTGTCTGGGACGCTACGTGGCAGGCGTGATGATCCCAGAAGTCGTCCGGCGAATCCTTTTGCGCCCGGGAGTGTCACTTCTCCCTTCACCGCATGGAGGTATCGATTTCCAGGGCGGACCGTTCCCCGAACGATTCACCATTTCCGTCGGTGAGGCCGCTCAAAAAAATTAG